The following are encoded together in the Salvia hispanica cultivar TCC Black 2014 chromosome 6, UniMelb_Shisp_WGS_1.0, whole genome shotgun sequence genome:
- the LOC125193436 gene encoding S-adenosylmethionine decarboxylase proenzyme 4, producing the protein MAASGFEGFEKRLELRFSGAPEKKGLRRLDFSKIEKVLHAVQCTVVSAVGNTHFDSYVLSESSLFVYPTKIIIKTCGTTQLLQSVRPLVDHASTLGLTIRACRYTRGSFIFPSAQPYPHSSFKDEVLYLEDNLPKHLSIKKAAVITSKSPHKWHVFTACGYTTADNYKDNGLFTVEICMTDLDRVLARNFFRRFNDARTGDSAGAEMTDATGIRSVNRNALICDYAFDPCGYSMNGIDGSRYSTVHVTPEDGFSYASFESVYGSREEFVEALQKVVKVFRPGAMSVSTTGREEAWRGVAKALEPLGLRVRSRAADEFPDAGTVVFQTFTTRRK; encoded by the coding sequence ATGGCAGCCTCGGGGTTCGAAGGGTTCGAGAAGCGGCTCGAGCTCCGCTTCTCCGGCGCGCCCGAGAAGAAGGGCCTCCGCCGCCTGGACTTCTCCAAAATCGAGAAAGTCCTGCACGCAGTGCAGTGCACGGTGGTCTCAGCCGTGGGGAACACGCACTTTGACTCATACGTACTGTCAGAGTCAAGCCTGTTCGTGTACCCCACAAAGATCATCATCAAGACATGTGGGACCACCCAGCTCCTCCAATCCGTCCGCCCATTGGTGGACCACGCGTCCACCCTGGGCCTCACCATCCGCGCCTGCAGGTACACCCGCGGCTCCTTCATCTTCCCCTCCGCCCAGCCCTACCCCCACTCCTCCTTCAAAGACGAAGTCCTCTACCTCGAGGACAATCTCCCCAAACACCTCTCCATCAAAAAGGCCGCCGTCATCACCTCCAAATCCCCCCACAAATGGCACGTCTTCACCGCCTGCGGTTATACAACCGCAGACAATTATAAGGATAATGGTCTATTCACAGTAGAGATTTGCATGACCGACCTCGACCGGGTCCTGGCCAGGAACTTCTTCCGCCGCTTCAACGACGCCAGGACCGGGGACTCGGCCGGGGCGGAGATGACGGACGCCACCGGGATCAGGAGCGTGAACCGGAACGCGCTCATCTGCGACTACGCATTCGACCCGTGCGGCTACTCCATGAACGGGATCGACGGCAGCCGCTACTCGACTGTCCACGTCACCCCCGAGGACGGGTTCAGCTACGCCAGCTTCGAGTCGGTCTACGGAAGCCGGGAGGAGTTTGTCGAGGCGCTGCAGAAGGTGGTCAAGGTCTTCCGCCCGGGGGCGATGTCGGTGTCCACCACCGGGCGGGAGGAGGCGTGGAGAGGGGTGGCGAAGGCCCTCGAGCCGTTAGGGCTGAGGGTCAGGAGCCGGGCGGCCGACGAGTTCCCGGATGCCGGAACCGTCGTTTTTCAAACGTTTACGACTCGCCGGAAGTAG